The following nucleotide sequence is from Drosophila kikkawai strain 14028-0561.14 chromosome 2L, DkikHiC1v2, whole genome shotgun sequence.
cactgcagcagcagcagcagctacaacaacaacagcagcagcagcagctacagcagcagcagatacaacagcagcagcagcaacaatctgTTCCCTGGCGTACCCAGCGCGCACCATCAActccacaacaacaacagtcaCAGCATCCGCAGCCCATTTACAACAAtgtgcaacagcagcaacagcaacaacgatCTCGGGATGTTTTCAGCCCGGCAAGGACTGaatcaccagcagcaacaacgttcaatgcacagcagcaacattttgGCACTCAACAAAACCAATATGCCGGAGCAGCCAAGCCGGTGAGTGTGAAAATCCAAGTTCAACCAATCGAAACTGAGAAAATTACACAAGATCTTGAGGTCATTATGCGTGTTTACGTATtaatttttgtgtaatttgcatttgtcctttggctttattactcatacgccccgttgagcgacgtatgagtaatattcAATTCGTTGCTTGCAAATAGTAAATGACTCGCGGAAACgcaagatatttttaaataaaaatctataagaGACTCTTGCAAACACACTTTGGACGGAACATTGAACGCACTCACCAAGTGCAGTGGCTAAAAATAGATGAATGCAAAGGCCAAACACGAATTTTGAACTTGAGGCAATTGGCAAGAGATGAATTTGCATAGAATAAAGCATGAATTGGCAATGTGAACTCTGAATATTAAGTCTTtagtttgttttaataaataatataaattaataatataaaatatataatcctCTTTATATATAGACCAACGTTGGCTCGCTGTATATAGCTCCATTGGCACAGCCCACAGAGCCGCAGGCTCAAAGAAttctgctgcagcagcagcagcagccatcgGCCCGGGATTCGCCAATGCGGCAAttgccacagcagcagcaacagcagcagcaacagccccAACAGGGCAACCAGCCATTGGGATGGCTCAGATCGCAGCCGGCCAGCAAGGAGCAGGCACCATGGGCTCGTCCCGAAGAGAATGGCAACGTGCTGCCCTCCACTCTAAGGCAGACCACGCCGGCTCCGCAGCCCCAAGTCGCAccgccgcagccgcagccccagcagcagctttCGTATCAGCAGCCTCAGTCGTTGCAAGGCAATGGATATGGACCAACACCGATTGCTGCCCCCATTAGCCTTCAAAACTTTGGCTCGAATCCCCAGTCAGGCGGACTCCGCTTGCAGATCAATCTGAATACCAatggcagcagcatcaacaatACCAACAATCAAAGTGGTCAAAGTGGTCCAAGGGTAAGttaataaacttaatattaaatacaaataataaaatgttttttcatCTTTTTAAAGGAGCGCATCATACCAATAACTCTGGAGCAGACGCCCACCTATGCTGCAGCGCAGCCCAACTTTGGTGGTAAGTCCCTGGCGCAGCCTTTTGcatttgtgtgtgtcctgTACGATATGTGTGGCGCTTATCCTAAAAAACCTGTAGATGTTTGTGACTAAAACCCCTAGTAGATTATTCCCACCACCCAAAACCACCACTCCCACGCACTATCCGCCCCCAGAGGAATGTCTTTCCCTACGTTATCACCTCCTCCCGCCACCCAACCTGCTCTCGTCCAATAGTGTAACTCTCCAACTTCTTTATCACCGTGTGTCTATGTATACTCTTTCTTTCCTACGAAAGCGCCTGCAGGTCACATTATTCGCTCAGCTAATCAATTTGTCGATCAAGGTTATAACAATTTCCCCGCCCAAGCATCGGGCGGCCAGTGGCGTGAGCCGAGCTCCCAGCGGATCCTGTCACCGCCCAGCCAGCAAATGCCAAACACGAGTGCCCACACCAACGGCAATGCAACCAGGATAATTCCGATCGCGATCGAGGGAGGCGGTCGTGGTGGTCCAGTGTCCCAGTCACCGGTTCTGCTGCAAAAGTAAGTAGAGTCCTGCGTTTTCAGTGAGCTTCTCCTTTTTGTGCTTAGCCAACACCAAGCAATTGGCCCTGCTCTAATGCGTATTATTTTGTGCTTTCTTACAAACTAATCCAACGACTTTTAGTGgcaattacaatttatttgtgCACCAGTGTCCGCTCGAGGCGGAGGTACGCTACAGAAAGAATCGTCTCAGGTAGTACTAAGGGTAGAAGATCACAAATGCAAATGTTAAGTAATGTATATACTTCATGCCATGCACTTATCTGTGTTGTCACACTTAACTGGAGCTGAAGAGATTTATTTTAGAGATTCATCCTTAGGaggaatatattatttaaaaacaaatttttgtatAGTTCAAACAATGTTAATTTCattcatattttaatgaatCAGCTGGAATTTTCCTGGAATACCAACAATAAACAGGCGAATCTACCTAGACATCGTGTATCTATAATTTCAAAAGATCTGAAATGAGTCCTTCGAGATATTATAAGTactattgaaattaaatctgGTAGATTTCTTTACTgcataaaactaataaaaatcaatatatcgatCCTGCTCCTCAACATAAAATGTGGTTAAATGTAAGATAGATCTGTAGTTATTCTAATCTCTCATATAAAGCTTTGCCTATTtgcaaaattatgaaaaatttgGTTTTTTCATGGTCGCATAAAGCTAGTATCACAAATCAAGGCAATCATAACACCTCACACATTCGTTTGCACAATTCAAAATCGTTGTAATTTGGTTGACTTCAAACATACTCGATGGCATGCTAACCATCAACCTAACCTAACCCACGCCTATATCTACTTACAGCGATCCACGCTCACCGCCCATCCAATCGAAATCGTTTAGAATATTGCAAAAGATAACAGACACCGTGGACGATGGCATCGGGGATCAGGGCCAggatctgcagcagcagcagatgcagcCGCCTCAGGAGGCGGAATTGCAACGGCCACAGTTCGCCCGGCAGATGAGTGCCCAGCAGGCGCGGAATAGTCCGACCATCGAGCAGATGCGTCGCCTGCAAATCGCCCAggatcagcagcaacagcaacagtcgGGTACGCCACTAGCTTGGTCCCCGCAAGGTGAGATTTGAGTGGTTGCTCCTATTCCCCCCAACCTTTCCACAGATCCCTCATACTGCATCGCTACATCCGGCGGTGGGTAAGACTCGTTAGTGTGGTGAAAGTGCTTTATCCTTGGGGAGTCTCTTTGGGTGTTCGGGAATTCTactaacaacaacagctgctTTTAGCCACAACAGCACCTATTAGTTGGTAGAAACTAAACAGCTTCCTGTGTCTGTCCATTATATTCAGAGATTTCGGTGCCACTTAATTCATATCGAAATTTTGCAGCATTACTAATTATTTTAGATCCTTAAGACTGACCTTTAAGACTTACAATTGAATGCTTTTCTTGCAGGTAATGGAGGATCTGCTCAGAATCGATTCACACCACAACGTTATGGTAAGGCAACGACAGAATTAATTGAGAGAGATTCTAGCTGGAactaatgtttattttttaagataataATGAAGATATTTTAAAGACAATTTAAAACAACATTTCCCTTTCATAGATActccacaacaacagcagcagcagcaatataTACCGCCAAGCGAACAGCAAGTCCCGGAACCCAAGAAATACACTGGCAGCGCTATACCCAGTCGATCTTTTAAGATTCTACAGGCAATGACCACACCTGAAAATGCCGGTAAGTACAGTCGTGTCAAATGGACACAGTATTCCGAAAATACTTTGAAAGAGCAACTGTTTTCTGATGAACTGAAGTTTAAAGTTTTGAATCCCATGCACAACATCTTACGAAATAATCATTGCTGTATATATGGTCAGAATTCATCAGGCATCACTAACCCCAAAAATCATTTGCTCACCAAAAACCAGGTTCATTTAACACTAAATCAAGGAtcgtaatttaaaaaaataaaaaaaaccttttgaGAGATTTCACCTTTTTTGCCGAATAGTTTTCAGACAAGAGTTTGATTTAATACCCATttcttttcattattattttgatcaTGAGACTGACAAGTGATGCGAATGGAAAACACTGTTTGACCGCATGTTGACGacagttttttgtattttcttgaaGCATCCCTTCACACTCCACATTTTGAAGGCGGGGAAGTCCATTTAGCATTCCTCATGCGCCATTTACTTGTACATAGCTTGCCTGACCGTCTAACCAATCGCTGAAACAGACCATATCAGATCAGATCGAAGTTATTTCGATGCAAACACCAAACACAACATTATGTCTGCGCTCTCACCGTGTCTCtttctcttcttcttcttttatATTTGATAACCGTGTACCAAAAACCGACCTCAGACCATAAAATTCACACCGAGCTGGACTCGGGTTTGGAAAATGTTGAACTGAACGAAACCCCAAATAATAACCATAATGGAAATActgaaaacaataataataatcataataagattaacaataaaatcaataaacgtCATAGCTACACCTCAGCCACACCTACACCACCACCCACATCTACATCCAGTGCCGAGCCCACTCACTCATCCAACTCATCTCTCAACTCAGACAGTTCTTGTTCCCCGCAGGCACCGCGTTCTCAGTCGGTGCCGCCCCATTATCCCTATGCCTTTGGCTATCCGTATCCCTGGTAcatgcctcctcctccgccgccagtGAATGGCGAGGCTGCACCTTGGCCCTATCCGTACCCCTatccaccgccaccgccgccagcTCAAGCGATGGACGGTATGCCGGCAGAGGGATTTCCCCCTTATCCCTATTATTACCCCTATTATCCGCCGCCTGTGCCTCCCTATGGACAACAGCCAGGAGAGCCCCAAACTCCCTCCACTGCCTATCCCCAGTTTCATGCCATGCCTCCTTATGGCCACCCCTATCCCTATCCAGTAGCCCCTAGCTATAGCCAGAGCTCCACCGAGGAGAGCAGAGCCAGTAGTGTTTTACCGGACATAATCATCACTCCTAGTACCGATGATATGCCCTCGCAGGTAATCATGCAGCACCACATTCGCGTGCAGCCAAGGGAGCCAACCAAACGAACGCACTCCGTAGAGATCGAGGAGCTGGTCACCAAGCAGAAACCTCGGAGTGTTTGCACCAACAATAACGAGGTCATTGATGTACTGAGCCAGCGTTTAGCCAATATCAACAAGATTGCTGGCGGAAATACCCAGGCGAATCTTTCCAAGCAGTTGCAGAAAAATTATGCAGGCGAACAGTCCAAGGAGCTGGGGGACAGATCTCCTAGCGAGAATGCCTCGAACTCCGACAGCGATTCAGAGGACGACAGTACTGAGGATGAAGAGGAGGACACTCCGAAGCTGGGCGCACGTCCAGCTCCATTGCAGTCCATCAAGTCGGTGACAAACGTGCAGGTGTACAAGGGTAAAACCCTGGAGCAAAATCTGGACTCCGAGAGCAGTGGAGACGAAGACGATGAAGACGACGTAACCACAGCAGATGAAATGTTTGACGAAGAGGAACAAATCGAGGAAGAGCAGGAAGGCCTGGTGGAGGAAATGGAAGATGATTTCATAGCAGAGGAGGATCTAAGTGTCATTTACGAGGAGGAGAGCGAACTTGAACGCAGCAGCGAATATGCCAAGACAGTCATTAGAAGGGATGACTCCAGATCCACCCTGGTTGATGAGATTGACAAGGAAATTGAGGAAAACGACAATGATGAGGAGGAGTCCAATTCGGTAACGGTTCGATTGCCCCTTCGCTTCTCGTTCAGCCGAAGCTCAAATGATGAGAACATCGCCACCGTGCAAGTGGGCAGCACAACTCAGATCGAGGAGAAACGCCCGAGCATTGTGAGTTCGTTCAGTGTGGCCAAGGTGGAGagcgaggacgaggaggatgaCTGTGAGGTCAGTGTGACGATCAGCTTGTCAAACTCATCCCGCTCAAATTCGGTGGAGAAATCTACGCAACCCTATCGGACCTCTCAAGCCTATCCCGTGGAGGATATTTCCCCACCGATCAAAGCCAGCGATGAGGACGGCTCCTCCTCATTGTCATTGGGCATGCGCAACAAATTTGTGGGCGAAACAATAAGCAATAGTAGTGTGACGAATAATATTTCCCAAGCTGATAATATTAAGGAAGTTTCCAGCTCGCCAAAAGAGGAATTTGATTTCTTTGCCACGTTGATGGCCACGAAAATGCAGGCTCAAAAAATGATGGAGCAGTCCAAAAACTTCTGGAAAACACCCGATCCTAAGCCAGCAGAACAGCCAGCTGAAGCTCCAAAGCTTCGACCCAAGGAGAATGTCTCTGCCAAGCCACCTAGGCCCGTATCTAGTGACATGTCCAAGACCCAGGCATCGTTGGAGGCTGCCAAAAATAGTTTCTGGTCTACGTTTGCAACTACCTCAAAGGAAACAGAGTCCCAGGCAGAGCCCCCTGAAGAAACGACAGAAGTTGACTTTTGGGCTCAAATAGAAAAGAAGGAATCCATTAATACCGAGGAAAAGCAGTGGaccaagaaaaagaaaactgttACCTACACTCCACTGCAGAAGGAAACTGTGAATAAAGTAGAGCACTGGACTACAACCCTCAGAGCCCAAGTAGAATCAATGCCCATTTCCCAACGAGCGGAGGTGCACTTTGTGGTCGAGGAAAAACCAAATGAAATTGAGCAACccgaggaagaggaggaggaggaggacttTTGGGCATCCGTAGAACAAGCCAAAGCCAAGACTACTAAGAATGAAAACAACACAAGCTGGGAGCCGACATCATACAAATCGGAGATTCAGCCAGAACCAGAGATTGACATCTGGTCAGCTCAGAAAGATGTAAAGCCATCCCATGATCATGGCCTTGAAGAGGAAGTGGACTTCTGGTCGGACATTAAATCAACGACAAGCTCCCACGATGAAAACAAACCCAATGAGTTTGTTTACGATCCCACCAAATATCCGGAAGAGCCACGCGAAGTAGACACGGATGAAGAGATTGATTTCTGGGCTGAAATCGAGGCCAAGCGAAAACCAGGTGAagacgatgatgacgatgtGACCTTCCATAAGTCCGCCACCTTCTGGGCTCGAAAGGAACGCCAGAATTCTGTGGAGGAGACTCCCTACAAGCCAGTGGAAGTAAAGGCTTTTAGGGCCAAGTTACCCGATGAACCAGCAGTTGAGATAGATGTGTGGGCTACTCTAGAGGCTGCCCGGGGTGATGAACCCGAAATTGTTGACCCAGTGGTTGAAGAAGAAAAGGTTTTGGCTGAAAAGTTCGAGGAACTAGAACATGATACTCCTGCAGAGTCTACAGAAACAGAAGAGATCAAGGAGGAGTCCCAAAAAGAGATGGCACCGAGCAACCTAAGCCAAGTGGACACGATATCTCTGGCCTCAATGCACGAGCCAGCAACAGTCTACACGTGGGCTAACCCACCCCAGTATGATGAGGATAATGAGGATAACACCGATTTCTGGGCGGACATTGAGGAGGAACGGGCAAAGAAGGAACAATCCGAGGAGGCCGAGCAGAAACGGCAGAACTACCGACAGGCCATGGCCTTTTTCAACACCTCCATAGATGGCCAGCAGTCGCCGCCCCAACAGAGCTCCACTCCCAATCGCAGCAGTGTTATCTTGGATGTGGAAGAGCCTCAAGACGTTGATCTGGGCCCACCTGGTGACTACCAAATAGTGGGTGAAGACGGGGCCATTATGGAGGACCACACGCAATCGATTCCAGAAattgaggaggaggaggagagagGTGCTCCAACTCCCACAAACACAGAGCCACAGCTGCCAGAGCTCTATGTAGAGCCGGAATTAAAGCGTCTACCCAATGGATTACCAGACCTAGAGGTACAGAAGTTTAGCGAGACGCCAAAGATCTCAGTGCGTGATCGGATCAGTGCCTTTGAGGTGACACCTACCAAATCCGAGTCCAAGGCTTTAACCACACAATCATTGTCCGTGGACAGTGGACACGGCAAGGGCACTCTTTCGCGTAACAGCAGCACACAGCGCTCCGAGTCGGAAATCGAAGAGGATGACTCCGGCGTGACGGACATGAACCGTCAGCTGTCCGAGACGGACACTGAGTCGGAAAGCTTCCCAGAGCTGCGCAAGATGACCAGCTACCAGCGAGCAGCCACACATTCCAGACTCTTCAAGCTGCTGCAGGACGAGAACGATGTGCCGGAGGCGGGAGTCAACCCAACCGATGAGTTTCAGCTGAAGCCAAGTCGGAGAAAGATTGTTCACAATGTGTCCATTACGAGGCGACAGAATCCCGGAGCCATGAATGACGCCGAAAGCATGACGCAACGCCGGGAACGTCTCTCTTTGCCACTCCGAAAAAACACAAGCATCGATGCGGACAACCCTTCGACGCCAAATAGCCCGGCTTCACCCATTATGGGCCCCTCCGCCAAGAACCAGCGAGTGGTCAGCGATAAGCTGGTCAACGAACTCGTCCAGAGCCTTCTCCTTAAGAGCGATAGCTCGCATTTGAGGAATCTACCCATGGAACGCCTTCAGGCAGCCGCGAAGAGGGCTCTGGTAGAGGAGATGGACTCTGCGCAGGAGAACAGCTCCCTGGACAGCACGCCGGCAATAACGCCCAAGCACGACAAGGAGTACTCCGACTACTACAACAGCTGGTGCGAGGCCGGCGGCAGTGGCGATGAAGTGCTGCCCTCCAAGGCCTTCCGTGCTCTGCAGGATCCACGCCGCAGCCCCTGGACTGTGCGTTGTCCGCGGGTGCTGAGCTCCAAAACGATCAACAGAGACTTGGCCCGTGTCACAGAATCGCCGGAAATAGCCAGTGGGCGGGGCAGCAAGAGTCCGGAGTGCTTCCGTCAGAACTCACACTCACAGTCCCGGGAACGCTCAGTGAGCAGCTGGCGGAGGGTCTAGGAAATGGTAAGAGGTTACCTATTGTAAATAGTAGGGCGGGTCTTAGTCTTAGCAGGGATGTGAGGCCGATTTAGATGGTAGAAATCTCATCCGAACGATTCTAATCGATTTGGTATAGGAGAACTCTGATGATTCTATACAAGTTTTAACAACTAAACTTGGTTGCATTCGAATCGGCTCTCGCCCCCGATCTTTCTTATAATTAAGCTCCTTGAGAGTATACTTGCATTTGGCATAAGCAGTCACTGCCCACGGGAACGGGTGATACAAGAGCCAGTTGTTGCATTTCTCATCTCACCATCATTTCTATCATCTCATGAACATTGTACAATTTGAAAACCGATACACTCAACACATTAATAAACTAAATCTAATTAAAcatgtaaataaaaaccaaatgaaaCCAATGAAAAATATCGTTCATTCGTTCGTTCGTTTGTTACCTCAGCAAAGCGccacaaaaaaaccaaaaaaccaaaatcaaaaccaaattctAAAACCAAACTACTACCTGAGCATCTCAAAGTTTGTAAGATGTAACTCTCGAAATCgaactaaataataacaagcatataaaactgaaaatatatatcaaatcgCCAcagtaaacaacaaaataaaaaccaatttcATCTCAACTCAATGATTTTGTAAAACTCGTTCAAAATCCTAAGGTACCTAAAATGtgcaattttattaaaacaaaaatatccaaaaagcAATTTGAACTAATTGAATGTATTCATTATATTCCGAAAATTGTCCTCTATCTATTctatgtattaattttattttcgccGCTATTTGAGTTTAATTGTGTGCtgtattcttttttaatttgtctataaaaatatttgcgaTATAACTTACCTTCccataaactttaaaaaaggTTTGTACGCTCGCCTTCTTAAAGAAACTTGTAGCAATCTATTAACGATTTCCaattaacaatattaattaaaactatCAAAGACCTAGACTACTACATAtcgcaaatatttttattgtatttctgTAGTTCCTATCCCAAATGCTTCCCCTTCAAAAATGAGCTTGGAGAGCAAACTCCACCTTACAAGGAACAACGAATGAAGattactttttgttgtttcgaccataaacaaatacaatacatatgataataatgaaattgaaatgaattgtacaatataaatataaattgtcgAAAAGTCGTACGTTACATTAACCATTCATGAGTTTACAAAtgcatatttaaatgtttctttCTCTTATACTCAATTAACTTGTTTTATACACTCCATATGGAATAtctatttttaacaaaaattaatcgtTAACTTTAATAATGACAATGAATGGCTTTTACCccgaaaattaaattgaactgACTTGAATTGAATgtaaaaaccaacaaaaaatatacaaaaaaggtGAAGTTTTCTCTCAAAAAACGATTTGGCTGGCCTTGCACTTTCTTAGTTGCTGCttaagttttttattattattattattttttacatttcttttcgttattttcttcctttttgtATACACAAGTCTGAACCTGGACTTGAAAGTTTAGTGTTagctttatttgtttgtttctcGCAGTTAAAACCACCTTTAAATAACACTTTTCTcgatttgatattttttcaggACCTGGACAATCGGActtataattatttctcaAAGCCATAGAAATCAATTATAGCAACCCAACAACATCATCATGTAGAAAtgaaacagaaaataaatctgaatacttattttttatagttatCTATAGTCTAAGTACCAGCCACTCCAAGGATCGCCACAATCTTGCAGCTTGGGAACGAAAACAAGTTTTTAGTAAAATTTCTTTACACTAACTAACCCAGAGACCATTGTAGCTGAGAAGAGGagagtttttttgttaaacgCGATTTGATAGCAGCACTAAACATTATTAACAACATTacgaaacaaacaaacagcgAAAGCGAATATGTACTAATCCTAAAACGTTAAGACGAAGAGCAGGTGCAGTGAGGTGACAACGAAACGAAACAAGAactaaatgaataaatttatGCAAGAAACGACTATGCTTGATATGTATCCGGATAACACGAAAGCGCACACACATCAAACTCGACTAATAAGATATATTACAGATATTTGTTATTTACGAAAATCATAATTTCTTTGAACATTTTGCGTATCTTTTAtctcttattttttccatCATTATTTATTCTCCTCGTATGCATACGAATGTTTTTAAAGTGTATTTCAATATTATCATTTTAGATCtatatcaaatttattttgtgttgtattatttttttatacaataaaCATTTGTAGTAAATAaatccattttgttttaataaaagggGTCCTAGGTGTTGGTTGGGCTtaatcataaattaaaaaaaaaaaggttatgaattaaaatattaacataattatttttacagaCTTGGTTAACCGAGGTTAAAAGTAACaaataaatgatttatttgaTATTCAGTGTGGAACGGAGACATATTTATTGCGTCgttcaattttaaattcgaCATATGCGTATACATATTTATGCTTACTTCTATTAACATGCATCTAACAATGATGTATGCTTATAATGGGTTAATATACTTCATAGTTTGGACTTGCTGATCGATGTAACGCCAACAGGACAACGAACATTTAAagctatatattatattgcaTAGCCACGTTATACTAGTAGTCTGCTAAGCCTGCTAAACATTAAATGCATTCGAGTAATCATTGTTTATACAGTTTAcatgtaaatacttttaaCAATTCAGTTTCTAGTTAACTTTGAGATTCTTTTGATTTGTACAAATAACTCGTTCAATTGGAAAGAATGTATAGTTATTGTTTACAATATTGCTTGGCTAAGTGGAAGTTTTATGTCATCTAAGTTGGACTTGCTGCCTGCAGCTTCATGAGCTCCTGTACAATGCGAAACTCGTGACAGTCGGGGCACACCAGGCGACCGTTGGAACGATTCGTTCGCTGCACCTTCTCGTGACAGACAATGTGAACAAGCTTAAGATTTTTAAGTGAAAAAATTTCCAGGAAATACTCTAATACCGAGATGTCAACTACTCGTTTTTTGTGCAACAAGCAATTCCGCTGCGGCTGGCTTACAAGGTCCTCAACATTAGCCACCAGGGCAGGCAGAATTGTGCGGCAGAGTTCGATCTGATGATCCAGATTCCACACCTGAAACAATATCAGATTCTCGCGCGATGCATACGGATTTATGGTGTGCTGCATGGGGCAGCAATTGCCATTCTCCGAATAGGAACCCTGACAGTAGAAATCACCCAAGTCTGTGCACAGGGCCACCGACCACTCATCCAGTATGGAGTTCTCCTTGGTGTATTCCTTAATCACCTGACGCAGTCTCTTGCTGGGCAAAATGCTGCCCGCATCTGTCTCCTCTTCACCAagctggagctgctggagGAAGTCGTGCTTCTGCTTGCATCTCCTATCGAACATCATCGAGAAGTAGTCGCAGCCTATGAGAAGGTAACGAAACTGATCCAGCACCGAATTGATCACCTGTCGCGCCTTGGCATTTTGCCGGTACAAAGGATTGCGGGTTAGCTCCTCCTTGGCCTTGTAGTAGTAGCCGCGCACACGTGTCTGCGCCCGCATGGCCATGGCCTCTTCCTTCGAATGGAAGCGCTCTTCACCGCCCTCGAACCACTCCATATGCTCGGCCTTCAGGCTGAGGTGGGCCTTGGTGTTGTCGAGGACGCGGCGCTGCTTTTGGAGCTCGTAATCCGTGATCATGCGGCGGAATTTATCCGGATGCTTTTCGATAAACTCGTAGAAAATGTCGGCCACTTTGAGAAGTGGGGACTGCTGTCGCATCTTCTCAAACTCAAAGTCCGCATCTGGGAAGGAGCAGGCAGAGAATCAGTTAAGGATATTTAAGGATTTTATTTTGAGCATACCGGTTGTAATGACTGCATCCGGTCCAGCGGCTATGAACAGCGTCTGGGGTGGCAAGCTTTCCAAGTACTCGTCATCGGACACCTCAAAGCCATCGGACGCCAGATACAAGTGTAATTCGGATAGCTAAGGAAAGAGCAAGCGTATGAGGTGAACTACCCTTGACATGGCCCAATTAGACCAAGGGCATGGTGTTGGTTCTGGCTGTCTCGCCCAAATTCCTGGTTCAGTGGCCTTCAGAAagcgttttgtttttggccggTGCAAGGCCAGCGAAGCAACAAGTGTTCTGCCTACTCCTCAGTCAGGATGCGCAGGCATGCGCACTGGCCGCCAAGGCTGTTGGCATTGAAAGAGAGCCAAACAAACGCGGAAGCCACTGCCAGGGACGTGGCCTTGAAACTGCCAGGGCCAAGAACTTTCAGCACCAAACCAAGGGGGCATTTTTCAGACTCCGTTTTGCTGCAAACTCACCGGAAACTTGTTGTTCGCCTTGGCTAGGAGCATTCCCAGGGAATTGGCTCCGATGCCGTACTTTCTGGTTCGTTCGTTATCAGTGACCTTATAGCCACGCATAGGAGCAGCTGCTGAGTTTTCCTTGGATGTTGATGAGCCTTCGACGTCCTTGGGAGCTTGCAGTGGACAGTTGCTACtgctcttgttgtttttgctgctgcgtGTTGTCGGTGCCATGATCGTTTCTCTAATGTAGTTGAGCATCGTGGAGCTGGCGCATAATAATTTTCGCGTTTGGAGTTGTATTGGAGCCTTGAAGCAAGTTTCCTTTTCCGCGGACAAAAGCCCAAATAAACTAAGT
It contains:
- the LOC108072570 gene encoding heat shock protein DDB_G0288861 isoform X2; translation: MATSTLHSPAPSPSSGPVSAKNPQLKRVVYSKYRELLGSYNDKANAIIDTLPAYMVRQDRGFQLSSDLSPNGDVVKNGTDSLYGQRGGGGNGGFEAPACVQNAMMTKDKKPFTYTPGGIDLSQIRSERMAKRLARNAQSEGATGAAQQNRPAQPQSPGGAASSMGAAAMGMPFQVLPPPPPPPQPQSQLGKNGTQSAAAAPPPPPPQQPSSLAPPAGRLSAPGSPATARKSPTPQRFEPPPLGFRPEIKIPPNPMAALRKVPPPVEKNTFWKDEYVKDRSKSPLPEVAAAAAAPDAVDGPRPSAASVDSNSNNYSSNSNNYSSNYSPYTQPSLPSPKTPPLQQQQQQQLPTPPATPPQQQQQQSPQQQAARPEFRSVPMPTSPAVNVYTRQTDSPGSPFEAPQRSTESPFRYAQQPLQQQPPQQRPAAALSPLAQTPLQQQQQLQQQQQQQQLQQQQIQQQQQQQSVPWRTQRAPSTPQQQQSQHPQPIYNNVQQQQQQQRSRDVFSPARTESPAATTFNAQQQHFGTQQNQYAGAAKPTNVGSLYIAPLAQPTEPQAQRILLQQQQQPSARDSPMRQLPQQQQQQQQQPQQGNQPLGWLRSQPASKEQAPWARPEENGNVLPSTLRQTTPAPQPQVAPPQPQPQQQLSYQQPQSLQGNGYGPTPIAAPISLQNFGSNPQSGGLRLQINLNTNGSSINNTNNQSGQSGPRERIIPITLEQTPTYAAAQPNFGGYNNFPAQASGGQWREPSSQRILSPPSQQMPNTSAHTNGNATRIIPIAIEGGGRGGPVSQSPVLLQNDPRSPPIQSKSFRILQKITDTVDDGIGDQGQDLQQQQMQPPQEAELQRPQFARQMSAQQARNSPTIEQMRRLQIAQDQQQQQQSGTPLAWSPQGNGGSAQNRFTPQRYDTPQQQQQQQYIPPSEQQVPEPKKYTGSAIPSRSFKILQAMTTPENAGPGQSDL